Proteins from a single region of Spodoptera frugiperda isolate SF20-4 chromosome 8, AGI-APGP_CSIRO_Sfru_2.0, whole genome shotgun sequence:
- the LOC118275684 gene encoding hemicentin-1 isoform X1: MVIMAKDMNLCVLVVVVVLQTLIHSSLEIIDLHVIQVWSAPGGMTRLPCDLAAPVSEVALMFWFKEGDRMPIYTVDFRNGPPVHWAVAGEFGARTHFVLNESDPSSAHLVVEKVARQDEGVYRCRIDYVDAPTRNYRVNLTVIVPPESPRIYDYEGTEILGSVAGPFREGQNLLLSCQAAGGKPPPDVSWYKGDERLAYTKEGSVSQLHLPNLSREMTGTKLQCRVEPPLLQPQSREVTLRLYLKPQYIRVTGSGSTRAGMDKSFVCTTRGSKPAPNIEWFINSQLVDSTLTQVEVDGEVTKSVLTWHVRREDSGRQLTCRVSNPWFPAHTLEDSVTLDVMYPPVTQISLTEPKEPRLLREDENAELLCSADASPPAVNFTFYKGPEVHLIRDDPIGGLSIENNRLVIRGLRRHHSTVYRCRARNSEGSALSDPLTLNVLSRPECAAGNVVQQLAGAPGGEVRARCSVSAPASRDAGPLRFYWTYNGTKDVLPIPAANVTVMGSTSTVIHGLHSEVDEDLGWLACWASNDVGNQREPCLFRILPAALPEPPSNCEIENELLHCEPGHDGGLPQRFLLEALEVRHRAETAREDNEISTMNDQGISAFGLTEAVYRVRNDKPQFALDALSPGKYTLLVYAETPRGRSPRPAALHSVQIRTADDLDRPGSLQTMTPAPPPQPPTTDNSVALLVGAALSLVLLTILTTLCVAMIVMCKKKSRPRDPEQSTILRRNVGVSMYGGGSTISSNVMPTVVVRGHRGSRVLAARWSGVLDDAPLAVLALDTRPHGDSDSSRSEDDIQETELTRNELETRT, from the exons AGTCGACTTCAGAAACGGCCCACCAGTCCACTGGGCAGTAGCTGGAGAGTTCGGAGCACGAACTCACTTCGTACTCAACGAGTCTGATCCATCATCAGCTCACCTGGTGGTGGAGAAGGTGGCTCGTCAGGATGAAGGAGTGTACAGGTGTCGGATAGACTATGTCGACGCACCTACTAGAAATTATAGGGTCAATTTAACAGTAATAG TTCCCCCAGAATCCCCTCGGATATACGATTACGAGGGCACTGAGATCCTGGGGTCTGTCGCTGGCCCCTTCAGAGAGGGACAGAATTTGTTGCTGTCTTGTCAGGCCGCTGGAG GTAAACCGCCTCCAGACGTGTCCTGGTACAAAGGAGACGAGAGACTAGCCTACACGAAGGAAGGCTCAGTCTCCCAGCTGCACCTGCCCAACCTATCCAGAGAGATGACGGGCACCAAGCTGCAGTGCCGAGTGGAACCTCCACTACTGCAGCCGCAGTCCAGAGAAGTTACTTTAAGATTATATT TAAAACCTCAATACATTCGAGTAACGGGCAGCGGGTCCACTAGGGCTGGCATGGACAAATCCTTCGTTTGTACGACGCGGGGTTCGAAGCCAGCCCCCAACATTGAGTGGTTCATTAACTCTCAACTTGTAGATTCCACATTGACACAG GTGGAAGTAGACGGCGAAGTAACGAAGAGTGTGCTGACGTGGCACGTGCGTCGAGAGGACAGCGGCAGGCAGCTGACTTGCCGCGTCTCCAACCCTTGGTTCCCCGCACACACGCTGGAGGATTCCGTTACCTTGGATGTCATGT ACCCACCAGTGACTCAAATATCCCTGACTGAGCCAAAAGAGCCCCGTCTGCTCCGAGAAGACGAGAATGCCGAACTCCTCTGCTCAGCGGACGCGTCACCTCCAGCCGTCAACTTCACATTCTATAAAGGACCTGAA GTACATTTAATTAGAGACGATCCAATCGGAGGTCTGTCGATAGAAAACAACAGGTTAGTCATCAGAGGACTGAGAAGACATCACTCCACTGTGTACCGGTGTCGAGCCAGGAACTCTGAAGGCAGTGCATTGAGTGATCCCCTCACTTTAAATGTGTTGT CGCGACCAGAATGTGCAGCTGGGAACGTAGTCCAACAATTAGCTGGAGCGCCAGGAGGTGAGGTCAGAGCCCGATGCTCAGTGTCTGCTCCAGCGAGCCGAGACGCCGGTCCTCTGAGGTTCTACTGGACTTACAATGGAACCAAAGATGTGTTGCCG ATACCAGCAGCCAACGTGACGGTGATGGGGTCCACCAGCACAGTGATCCATGGTCTTCACTCCGAGGTGGATGAGGACTTGGGCTGGCTGGCGTGTTGGGCAAGCAATGATGTGGGAAACCAGCGGGAGCCATGCCTGTTCAGGATTCTACCAGCTG CGCTCCCTGAACCGCCAAGCAACTGCGAGATAGAGAACGAGCTGCTCCACTGCGAACCAGGTCATGATGGTGGTCTACCTCAGCGGTTCCTTCTAGAAGCTTTGGAGGTACGGCATCGCGCTGAAACCGCGCGAGAAGACAATGAGATCTCCACCATGAATGATCAG GGAATATCAGCTTTTGGACTAACCGAAGCTGTGTATCGTGTGAGAAACGACAAGCCTCAGTTCGCTTTAGATGCTTTGTCTCCTGGGAAGTATACATTGCTGGTTTACGCTGAAACTCCTCGTGGAAGATCACCAAGACCTGCAGCATTGCACAGCGTACAGATCCGAACTGCCGACGACTTGGATAGACCTG GTTCTCTCCAAACAATGACACCAGCGCCGCCTCCACAGCCACCAACTACTGACAACAGTGTGGCTCTGCTGGTGGGAGCTGCACTGTCTCTTGTGCTGCTGACTATCCTCACTACTCTGTGTGTGGCTATGATAGTCATGTGCAAGAAGAAGAGTAGGCCGAGGGATCCGGAACAGAG CACAATACTAAGAAGAAATGTAGGAGTATCCATGTACGGTGGTGGATCTACCATTTCTTCCAATGTGATGCCCACAGTAGTGGTCAGAGGCCACAGAGGCTCCAGGGTCCTGGCTGCGAGGTGGTCCGGAGTGCTTGATGATGCTCCACTTGCTGTACTGGCTCTGGATACAAGGCCTCATG GTGACTCAGATTCAAGTCGAAGCGAAGACGATATACAAGAGACTGAACTGACGAGAAACGAATTAGAAACACGCACTTAA
- the LOC118275684 gene encoding hemicentin-1 isoform X2 — translation MVIMAKDMNLCVLVVVVVLQTLIHSSLEIIDLHVIQVWSAPGGMTRLPCDLAAPVSEVALMFWFKEGDRMPIYTVDFRNGPPVHWAVAGEFGARTHFVLNESDPSSAHLVVEKVARQDEGVYRCRIDYVDAPTRNYRVNLTVIVPPESPRIYDYEGTEILGSVAGPFREGQNLLLSCQAAGGKPPPDVSWYKGDERLAYTKEGSVSQLHLPNLSREMTGTKLQCRVEPPLLQPQSREVTLRLYLKPQYIRVTGSGSTRAGMDKSFVCTTRGSKPAPNIEWFINSQLVDSTLTQVEVDGEVTKSVLTWHVRREDSGRQLTCRVSNPWFPAHTLEDSVTLDVMYPPVTQISLTEPKEPRLLREDENAELLCSADASPPAVNFTFYKGPEVHLIRDDPIGGLSIENNRLVIRGLRRHHSTVYRCRARNSEGSALSDPLTLNVLSRPECAAGNVVQQLAGAPGGEVRARCSVSAPASRDAGPLRFYWTYNGTKDVLPIPAANVTVMGSTSTVIHGLHSEVDEDLGWLACWASNDVGNQREPCLFRILPAALPEPPSNCEIENELLHCEPGHDGGLPQRFLLEALEVRHRAETAREDNEISTMNDQGISAFGLTEAVYRVRNDKPQFALDALSPGKYTLLVYAETPRGRSPRPAALHSVQIRTADDLDRPGSLQTMTPAPPPQPPTTDNSVALLVGAALSLVLLTILTTLCVAMIVMCKKKSRPRDPEQSTILRRNVGVSMYGGGSTISSNVMPTVVVRGHRGSRVLAARWSGVLDDAPLAVLALDTRPHDSSRSEDDIQETELTRNELETRT, via the exons AGTCGACTTCAGAAACGGCCCACCAGTCCACTGGGCAGTAGCTGGAGAGTTCGGAGCACGAACTCACTTCGTACTCAACGAGTCTGATCCATCATCAGCTCACCTGGTGGTGGAGAAGGTGGCTCGTCAGGATGAAGGAGTGTACAGGTGTCGGATAGACTATGTCGACGCACCTACTAGAAATTATAGGGTCAATTTAACAGTAATAG TTCCCCCAGAATCCCCTCGGATATACGATTACGAGGGCACTGAGATCCTGGGGTCTGTCGCTGGCCCCTTCAGAGAGGGACAGAATTTGTTGCTGTCTTGTCAGGCCGCTGGAG GTAAACCGCCTCCAGACGTGTCCTGGTACAAAGGAGACGAGAGACTAGCCTACACGAAGGAAGGCTCAGTCTCCCAGCTGCACCTGCCCAACCTATCCAGAGAGATGACGGGCACCAAGCTGCAGTGCCGAGTGGAACCTCCACTACTGCAGCCGCAGTCCAGAGAAGTTACTTTAAGATTATATT TAAAACCTCAATACATTCGAGTAACGGGCAGCGGGTCCACTAGGGCTGGCATGGACAAATCCTTCGTTTGTACGACGCGGGGTTCGAAGCCAGCCCCCAACATTGAGTGGTTCATTAACTCTCAACTTGTAGATTCCACATTGACACAG GTGGAAGTAGACGGCGAAGTAACGAAGAGTGTGCTGACGTGGCACGTGCGTCGAGAGGACAGCGGCAGGCAGCTGACTTGCCGCGTCTCCAACCCTTGGTTCCCCGCACACACGCTGGAGGATTCCGTTACCTTGGATGTCATGT ACCCACCAGTGACTCAAATATCCCTGACTGAGCCAAAAGAGCCCCGTCTGCTCCGAGAAGACGAGAATGCCGAACTCCTCTGCTCAGCGGACGCGTCACCTCCAGCCGTCAACTTCACATTCTATAAAGGACCTGAA GTACATTTAATTAGAGACGATCCAATCGGAGGTCTGTCGATAGAAAACAACAGGTTAGTCATCAGAGGACTGAGAAGACATCACTCCACTGTGTACCGGTGTCGAGCCAGGAACTCTGAAGGCAGTGCATTGAGTGATCCCCTCACTTTAAATGTGTTGT CGCGACCAGAATGTGCAGCTGGGAACGTAGTCCAACAATTAGCTGGAGCGCCAGGAGGTGAGGTCAGAGCCCGATGCTCAGTGTCTGCTCCAGCGAGCCGAGACGCCGGTCCTCTGAGGTTCTACTGGACTTACAATGGAACCAAAGATGTGTTGCCG ATACCAGCAGCCAACGTGACGGTGATGGGGTCCACCAGCACAGTGATCCATGGTCTTCACTCCGAGGTGGATGAGGACTTGGGCTGGCTGGCGTGTTGGGCAAGCAATGATGTGGGAAACCAGCGGGAGCCATGCCTGTTCAGGATTCTACCAGCTG CGCTCCCTGAACCGCCAAGCAACTGCGAGATAGAGAACGAGCTGCTCCACTGCGAACCAGGTCATGATGGTGGTCTACCTCAGCGGTTCCTTCTAGAAGCTTTGGAGGTACGGCATCGCGCTGAAACCGCGCGAGAAGACAATGAGATCTCCACCATGAATGATCAG GGAATATCAGCTTTTGGACTAACCGAAGCTGTGTATCGTGTGAGAAACGACAAGCCTCAGTTCGCTTTAGATGCTTTGTCTCCTGGGAAGTATACATTGCTGGTTTACGCTGAAACTCCTCGTGGAAGATCACCAAGACCTGCAGCATTGCACAGCGTACAGATCCGAACTGCCGACGACTTGGATAGACCTG GTTCTCTCCAAACAATGACACCAGCGCCGCCTCCACAGCCACCAACTACTGACAACAGTGTGGCTCTGCTGGTGGGAGCTGCACTGTCTCTTGTGCTGCTGACTATCCTCACTACTCTGTGTGTGGCTATGATAGTCATGTGCAAGAAGAAGAGTAGGCCGAGGGATCCGGAACAGAG CACAATACTAAGAAGAAATGTAGGAGTATCCATGTACGGTGGTGGATCTACCATTTCTTCCAATGTGATGCCCACAGTAGTGGTCAGAGGCCACAGAGGCTCCAGGGTCCTGGCTGCGAGGTGGTCCGGAGTGCTTGATGATGCTCCACTTGCTGTACTGGCTCTGGATACAAGGCCTCATG ATTCAAGTCGAAGCGAAGACGATATACAAGAGACTGAACTGACGAGAAACGAATTAGAAACACGCACTTAA